A region of Angustibacter sp. Root456 DNA encodes the following proteins:
- a CDS encoding xanthine dehydrogenase family protein subunit M: MIPAPFDYHAPTSVDEAVQLLGQAVSDGRDVKVLAGGQSLLPVLRMRLAAPEVVVDLGRITDLADIRDDGDAVVIGAMATHDAVMRSDVVRQHALLLALTTETVADPQVRHRGTFGGALVHADPAGDLPAPALALDAEMVIAGPGGARRTVAAAEFFEDLFTTAVGEDELLVQVRVPKYTGWGAHYEKFNRISQAWAIVGAAVALRVDGGSIAEARVGLTNMGSVPVRAREVEQALVGLSPTAESVRSACAAAAAGTTPPSDSNADADYRRHLAGVLTGRAVVAAAGV; encoded by the coding sequence ATGATCCCGGCGCCGTTCGACTACCACGCGCCGACGTCGGTCGACGAGGCCGTGCAGCTGCTCGGGCAGGCGGTCTCCGACGGCCGTGACGTCAAGGTGCTGGCCGGTGGGCAGAGCCTGCTGCCGGTGCTGCGCATGCGGCTCGCGGCCCCCGAGGTGGTCGTCGACCTCGGCCGCATCACCGACCTGGCCGACATCCGAGACGACGGCGACGCGGTCGTCATCGGCGCCATGGCGACGCACGACGCGGTGATGCGCAGCGACGTCGTGCGGCAGCACGCGCTGCTCCTCGCGCTCACCACCGAGACCGTGGCCGACCCGCAGGTGCGCCACCGCGGCACGTTCGGCGGTGCCCTGGTGCACGCCGACCCGGCCGGTGACCTGCCGGCTCCCGCCCTCGCCCTCGACGCCGAGATGGTGATCGCGGGGCCGGGCGGCGCGCGGCGCACCGTCGCGGCGGCCGAGTTCTTCGAGGACCTGTTCACCACGGCCGTCGGCGAGGACGAGCTGCTCGTGCAGGTGCGCGTGCCGAAGTACACCGGCTGGGGTGCCCACTACGAGAAGTTCAACCGCATCTCGCAGGCCTGGGCGATCGTGGGTGCGGCCGTGGCGCTGCGCGTCGACGGCGGCTCGATCGCCGAGGCGCGCGTCGGGCTCACCAACATGGGGTCGGTGCCCGTGCGGGCTCGAGAGGTCGAGCAGGCGCTCGTCGGGCTGTCGCCGACCGCCGAGTCGGTGCGCAGTGCCTGCGCCGCAGCGGCTGCGGGCACAACGCCACCGTCCGACAGCAACGCGGACGCCGACTACCGCCGGCACCTCGCCGGTGTGCTTACCGGCCGCGCCGTCGTCGCCGCCGCCGGCGTCTGA
- a CDS encoding xanthine dehydrogenase family protein molybdopterin-binding subunit, whose protein sequence is MTAVDDRPADVADEGGRELGRARRRKEDARLVTGRTRWTDNLTLPGMLHLAYVRSPFAHARITSIDTSAAKEAPGVIAVFTGADLDAEQGSLPNAWPITADMKAPRHPALAVDHVAFAGEAVAVVAARSLREARDAAELVDVDYDELPPVLDMPTAIEDGADLAHPDLGSNISATWVYDSAEAGSGTDVDAAIEAARQDGVVIERTFRQQRLVPAFMEPRSVVVDPTSEQITMWTATQVPHFVRIFLALVTGVPESKIRVIAPDVGGGFGGKLQFTPEELVTFIVARRLAKPCKSTETRTESIMTAHHGRDQIQRLTLAARKDGTVTGMKVDLLADMGAYLGLVTSGVPILGAFMFNGIYRFDAYRFTCTNVFTNKAWTDAYRGAGRPEATFAIERMMDELAAELGRDPIEVREQNWIRHDQFPFTTVAGMTYDSGNYEAATAKATELFDYAGLRREQAERRERGDTVQLGIGVSTFTEMCGLAPSRVLGALSYVGGGWESASIRMLPTGKVEVVTGASAHGQGHETAFSQIVADRLGVPFEEVEVLHGDTQIAHKGLDTYGSRSLVVGGIAVVKAAEKVVEKAKVMAAHLLEASADDLEFGDGKFTVRGTDQAVSMGEIAFAAFQGHNLPDGIEPTLDSDATFDPEDFSFPHGTHLCATEVDTETGQVKIRSYVCVDDIGEVVNPLIVEGQVHGGLAQGIAQALYEEAVYDDQGTLTTATFVDYLVPSAADLPHFVTDRTTTPSTTNPLGVKGVGEAGTIASTPAVVNSVVDALRHLGVKDVEMPMSPQRVWRAIQEGSAS, encoded by the coding sequence GTGACCGCCGTCGACGACCGGCCCGCCGACGTCGCCGACGAAGGCGGGCGCGAGCTCGGCCGCGCGCGACGGCGCAAGGAGGACGCGCGCCTGGTCACCGGGCGCACCCGCTGGACCGACAACCTCACGCTGCCGGGCATGCTGCACCTGGCGTACGTGCGCAGCCCGTTCGCCCACGCCCGCATCACGTCCATCGACACGAGCGCGGCGAAGGAGGCCCCCGGCGTCATCGCGGTCTTCACGGGGGCGGACCTCGACGCCGAGCAGGGCAGCCTGCCCAACGCCTGGCCGATCACCGCGGACATGAAGGCGCCGCGGCACCCGGCGCTCGCCGTCGACCACGTGGCGTTCGCCGGTGAGGCCGTGGCCGTCGTCGCGGCCCGCAGCCTGCGTGAGGCGCGCGACGCCGCGGAGCTGGTCGACGTCGACTACGACGAGCTGCCCCCGGTGCTCGACATGCCGACCGCCATCGAGGACGGCGCCGACCTGGCGCACCCCGACCTCGGCAGCAACATCAGCGCCACGTGGGTCTACGACTCGGCGGAGGCCGGCAGCGGCACCGACGTCGACGCCGCGATCGAGGCGGCCCGCCAGGACGGCGTCGTCATCGAGCGCACGTTCCGCCAGCAGCGGCTCGTGCCGGCGTTCATGGAGCCGCGCTCGGTCGTCGTCGACCCGACGAGCGAGCAGATCACGATGTGGACCGCCACGCAGGTGCCGCACTTCGTGCGGATCTTCCTGGCGCTCGTGACGGGCGTGCCCGAGAGCAAGATCCGCGTGATCGCCCCGGACGTCGGCGGCGGCTTCGGCGGCAAGCTGCAGTTCACGCCCGAGGAGCTCGTGACGTTCATCGTCGCGCGGCGGCTCGCCAAGCCCTGCAAGAGCACCGAGACGCGCACCGAGTCGATCATGACGGCCCACCACGGGCGCGACCAGATCCAGCGGCTCACCCTCGCGGCCCGCAAGGACGGCACGGTGACCGGGATGAAGGTCGACCTGCTGGCCGACATGGGTGCCTATTTGGGGCTCGTGACGTCGGGCGTGCCGATCCTCGGCGCGTTCATGTTCAACGGCATCTACCGCTTCGACGCCTACCGGTTCACCTGCACCAACGTGTTCACCAACAAGGCCTGGACCGACGCCTACCGCGGGGCCGGGCGCCCCGAGGCGACGTTCGCCATCGAGCGGATGATGGACGAGCTGGCCGCCGAGCTCGGCCGCGACCCCATCGAGGTGCGCGAGCAGAACTGGATCCGGCACGACCAGTTCCCGTTCACCACGGTGGCGGGCATGACGTACGACTCGGGCAACTACGAGGCGGCGACGGCCAAGGCGACCGAGCTCTTCGACTACGCGGGGCTGCGCCGCGAGCAGGCCGAGCGGCGCGAGCGCGGCGACACGGTGCAGCTGGGCATCGGCGTCTCGACGTTCACCGAGATGTGCGGTCTGGCGCCGTCGCGGGTGCTGGGCGCGCTCAGCTACGTCGGCGGCGGCTGGGAGTCCGCGTCGATCCGGATGCTGCCCACCGGCAAGGTCGAGGTCGTCACGGGCGCGAGCGCGCACGGCCAGGGCCACGAGACGGCGTTCAGCCAGATCGTGGCCGACCGGCTCGGCGTGCCGTTCGAGGAGGTCGAGGTGCTGCACGGCGACACCCAGATCGCCCACAAGGGCCTCGACACCTACGGGTCGCGCTCGCTCGTGGTCGGCGGGATCGCCGTGGTGAAGGCGGCCGAGAAGGTCGTGGAGAAGGCCAAGGTGATGGCTGCGCACCTGCTCGAGGCCAGTGCCGACGACCTGGAGTTCGGCGACGGCAAGTTCACCGTGCGCGGCACCGACCAGGCGGTGTCGATGGGTGAGATCGCGTTCGCGGCGTTCCAGGGCCATAACCTGCCGGACGGCATCGAGCCGACGCTCGACTCCGACGCGACCTTCGACCCCGAGGACTTCTCGTTCCCGCACGGCACCCATCTGTGCGCCACGGAGGTCGACACCGAGACCGGCCAGGTGAAGATCCGCTCGTACGTGTGCGTCGACGACATCGGTGAGGTGGTGAACCCGCTCATCGTCGAGGGGCAGGTGCACGGCGGCCTCGCGCAGGGCATCGCCCAGGCGCTGTACGAGGAGGCCGTCTACGACGACCAGGGCACGCTGACGACGGCGACCTTCGTCGACTACCTCGTGCCGAGCGCGGCCGACCTGCCGCACTTCGTCACCGACCGCACCACCACGCCGTCGACCACGAACCCGTTGGGCGTCAAGGGAGTCGGCGAAGCGGGCACGATCGCCTCGACTCCTGCCGTGGTCAACTCGGTGGTCGACGCGCTGCGCCACCTGGGGGTGAAGGACGTCGAGATGCCGATGTCACCGCAACGGGTCTGGCGCGCCATCCAGGAAGGGAGCGCGTCATGA
- a CDS encoding (2Fe-2S)-binding protein, whose amino-acid sequence MTRVTVTVDGTQYTDDVEPRMLLVQYLRETLGKVGTVIGCDTSSCGACTVHLDGQSVKSCSVLAVQADGREVTTIEGLATDGQLHPVQQAFHENHALQCGFCTPGMIMQSVALLKDNPNPSEADVRHNLEGNLCRCTGYQNIVKAVQAAAGGAQ is encoded by the coding sequence ATGACCCGTGTGACCGTCACCGTCGACGGAACCCAGTACACCGACGACGTCGAACCGCGGATGCTGCTGGTGCAGTACCTGCGCGAGACGCTCGGCAAGGTCGGCACCGTCATCGGGTGCGACACGAGCAGCTGCGGCGCCTGCACCGTGCACCTGGACGGCCAGAGCGTGAAGTCGTGTTCCGTGCTCGCGGTGCAGGCCGACGGCCGCGAGGTGACGACGATCGAGGGGCTCGCCACCGACGGGCAGCTGCACCCGGTGCAGCAGGCCTTCCACGAGAACCACGCGTTGCAGTGCGGCTTCTGCACGCCGGGGATGATCATGCAGTCGGTGGCCCTGCTGAAGGACAACCCGAACCCGTCCGAGGCGGACGTGCGACACAACCTCGAGGGCAACCTGTGCCGGTGCACGGGCTACCAGAACATCGTCAAGGCCGTGCAGGCCGCGGCGGGAGGTGCTCAGTGA
- a CDS encoding response regulator transcription factor, whose product MTRILLVDDQELVRAGFRMILDLEPDFEVVGEAADGEECLRRARELAPDVVLMDIRMPRLDGIEATRRLAHVPNPPRVLVLTTFDLDEYVYRAMRAGASGFLLKDVPRDQLVAGVRVVARGESLLAPAITRRVVERFCRLPDPAQGVPPPLAALSARELEVLRLVARGLSNAEIAAQLVLGEATVKTHVGRVLGKLDLRDRVQAVVLAYETGLVQPGAADAP is encoded by the coding sequence GTGACCCGCATCCTGCTGGTCGACGACCAGGAGCTCGTGCGCGCCGGCTTCCGGATGATCCTCGACCTCGAGCCGGACTTCGAGGTGGTCGGCGAGGCCGCGGACGGCGAGGAGTGCCTGCGCCGGGCGCGCGAGCTGGCGCCGGACGTGGTGCTCATGGACATCCGGATGCCCCGGCTCGACGGCATCGAGGCCACGCGTCGGCTCGCGCACGTACCGAACCCGCCCCGGGTGCTGGTGCTCACCACGTTCGACCTCGACGAGTACGTCTACCGCGCCATGCGAGCCGGGGCGAGCGGCTTCCTGCTCAAGGACGTCCCGCGCGATCAGCTCGTCGCCGGCGTGCGCGTCGTCGCGCGCGGCGAGTCGCTGCTCGCACCGGCCATCACGCGCCGGGTCGTCGAGCGGTTCTGCCGGCTGCCCGACCCGGCGCAGGGTGTGCCCCCGCCGCTCGCGGCCCTCAGCGCGCGCGAGCTCGAGGTGCTGCGTCTGGTGGCCCGCGGCCTGTCGAACGCCGAGATCGCCGCGCAGCTCGTGCTGGGCGAGGCGACCGTCAAGACCCACGTCGGGCGCGTGCTCGGCAAGCTCGACCTGCGCGACCGCGTGCAGGCGGTGGTGCTGGCGTACGAGACGGGGCTGGTGCAGCCCGGCGCGGCCGACGCCCCCTGA
- a CDS encoding sensor histidine kinase gives MRGWLPRNDVLLAVVLALLAVPSAALGLPDDGPVALTVPVALLMSAGLAWRSRVPALTLALVLVPGLVQTVLAQEPGSLWAFATYLVTAYSVAVAWNEARAAAGGAAVVGVLWLQEWLEHGHDYLFVVVVFGGAWLLGRLVTQWRARAMVAELNSGERARLAVAEERARIARELHDVVAHGVSVIAVQADAAQAVLDVDPERAREPLDVIRTSAREVLDEMRQLLALLRPDGDETVHPQPGLADVEELVASVRAAGLPVRLEVTGPAVALPVGADLSAYRIVQEALTNVLKHAGRASTAVLVQHADDAVTVEVRNAAGRPQHPAVAPGGHGLVGVRERVSLVGGRLDLGPTPDGGFVVRASLPRQPHRWDADRRWDA, from the coding sequence GTGAGGGGTTGGCTGCCGCGGAACGACGTCCTGCTCGCCGTCGTGCTGGCCCTGCTCGCGGTGCCCAGTGCCGCGCTCGGCCTGCCCGACGACGGCCCGGTGGCGCTCACCGTGCCCGTGGCCCTGCTGATGAGCGCCGGGCTCGCGTGGCGTTCGCGGGTGCCCGCCCTCACCCTCGCCCTCGTGCTGGTGCCGGGGCTCGTGCAGACCGTGCTGGCGCAGGAGCCGGGGTCGCTGTGGGCCTTCGCCACCTACCTCGTCACGGCCTACTCGGTGGCCGTCGCCTGGAACGAGGCCCGGGCGGCGGCGGGTGGTGCGGCCGTGGTCGGCGTGCTGTGGCTGCAGGAGTGGCTGGAGCACGGGCACGACTACCTGTTCGTCGTCGTGGTGTTCGGCGGCGCGTGGCTGCTCGGCCGGCTGGTCACGCAGTGGCGAGCCCGGGCGATGGTGGCCGAGCTCAACTCCGGCGAGCGGGCGCGCCTGGCCGTGGCCGAGGAGCGCGCCCGCATCGCGCGCGAGCTGCACGACGTCGTGGCGCACGGCGTCAGCGTCATCGCGGTGCAGGCCGACGCCGCGCAGGCGGTGCTGGACGTCGACCCCGAGCGCGCGCGCGAGCCGCTCGACGTCATCCGCACCAGCGCCCGCGAGGTGCTCGACGAGATGCGTCAGCTGCTCGCTCTGCTGCGGCCCGACGGTGACGAGACGGTGCACCCCCAGCCCGGGCTCGCCGACGTCGAGGAGCTCGTGGCGTCGGTGCGCGCGGCGGGCCTGCCGGTGCGGCTCGAGGTGACCGGGCCGGCGGTGGCGCTGCCGGTGGGCGCCGACCTGTCGGCGTACCGGATCGTGCAGGAGGCCCTCACCAACGTGCTCAAGCACGCGGGCCGCGCCTCCACGGCCGTGCTGGTGCAGCACGCGGACGACGCGGTGACCGTCGAGGTGCGCAACGCCGCCGGTCGTCCCCAGCACCCAGCCGTGGCACCCGGCGGCCACGGCCTGGTCGGCGTCCGCGAGCGGGTCAGTCTCGTCGGAGGCCGGCTGGACCTCGGGCCGACGCCGGACGGCGGGTTCGTCGTCCGGGCGAGCCTGCCGCGCCAGCCCCATCGGTGGGACGCAGACAGGCGGTGGGACGCGTGA
- a CDS encoding XdhC family protein, whose product MRDVLPSLLDWWRAGRPAAMATVVATWRSAPRQAGAAMLVGPDGEAVGSVSGGCVEGAVYELGQEVIESGSPALQRYGVSDDDAFAVGLTCGGILDVYVERVDPDSFPELAAVADDIAAGRPVAVCTVIEHPDAAVRGRRLVVRPEGEPVVGDLGSQRADDAVVDDARGLLAAGRTETLTYGPDGERRGEGMRVFVASYAPKPRMIVFGAIDFAAAVARMGSFLGYHVTVCDARPVFATRSRFPDADEVVVRWPHQYLQAEADAGRVDERTVLAVLTHDPKFDVPVLEVALRLPVAYVGAMGSRRTHDDRLVRLREAGLDDVEVARLSSPIGLDLGARTPEETAVSVAAEIVQLRWGGRGQRLTELQGPIHHTADEPANAAPAP is encoded by the coding sequence GTGCGTGACGTGCTCCCGTCCCTGCTCGACTGGTGGCGCGCGGGGCGTCCCGCCGCGATGGCCACCGTGGTGGCCACCTGGCGCTCGGCGCCGCGGCAGGCCGGTGCGGCGATGCTCGTGGGGCCCGACGGCGAGGCCGTCGGCAGCGTGAGCGGCGGCTGCGTCGAGGGCGCCGTCTACGAGCTGGGACAGGAGGTGATCGAGTCCGGGAGCCCTGCGCTGCAACGCTATGGCGTGAGCGACGACGACGCGTTCGCCGTCGGGCTCACCTGCGGCGGCATCCTGGACGTCTACGTCGAGCGGGTCGACCCTGACTCGTTCCCCGAGCTGGCCGCCGTCGCCGACGACATCGCGGCCGGCCGGCCGGTGGCGGTGTGCACGGTGATCGAGCACCCGGACGCCGCGGTGCGCGGACGCCGGCTCGTCGTCCGGCCCGAGGGTGAGCCGGTGGTCGGCGACCTCGGCTCGCAGCGCGCCGACGACGCGGTCGTCGACGACGCGCGCGGCCTGCTCGCGGCTGGGCGCACCGAGACGCTCACCTACGGCCCGGACGGCGAACGGCGGGGCGAGGGCATGCGCGTCTTCGTGGCGTCGTACGCGCCGAAGCCACGGATGATCGTCTTCGGCGCCATCGACTTCGCGGCCGCCGTCGCGCGGATGGGCTCGTTCCTCGGCTACCACGTGACGGTGTGCGACGCCCGGCCCGTGTTCGCGACGCGCTCGCGGTTCCCGGACGCCGACGAGGTCGTCGTCCGGTGGCCGCACCAGTACCTGCAGGCCGAGGCGGACGCCGGCCGGGTCGACGAGCGCACGGTGCTGGCGGTGCTGACGCACGACCCGAAGTTCGACGTGCCCGTGCTCGAGGTGGCGTTGCGCCTGCCGGTGGCGTACGTCGGGGCCATGGGCTCGCGGCGCACCCACGACGACCGGTTGGTGCGGCTGCGGGAGGCGGGTCTGGACGACGTCGAGGTGGCCCGGCTCAGCTCGCCGATCGGCCTCGACCTCGGTGCGCGCACGCCCGAGGAGACGGCCGTCTCGGTGGCGGCCGAGATCGTGCAGCTGCGGTGGGGCGGGCGCGGGCAGCGGCTGACCGAGCTGCAGGGCCCGATCCACCACACCGCGGACGAGCCGGCGAACGCCGCGCCCGCCCCGTGA
- a CDS encoding VWA domain-containing protein, producing the protein MSARTDPVPDVTRALAGFARAVRAAGVPVTLDRTTAFLTCAAELGADQRAHVYWAGRATLCSDPDHQRLYDLAFADWFGGEPGRLTLSAPPPVQVGAMARLDTGQPGEAGPPDDDPLRAAASATEVLRHRDVADLDPVARDEVNRLLAALPVQVPSRRSSRQRPAGRGRLDVRRTLREELRRAGEPGPLRYRRAGRRPRRVVWLVDVSGSMAPYAEVLLRLAHAHLRSGVGHGPARVEVFTLGTRLTRVTTALQHRDVETGLRAAGQQVPDWSGGTRLGETLQAFVDRWGQRGVARGAVVVICSDGWERGDPALLGEQVQRLSRLAHRIVWVNPHRGKAGYEPVQGGIAAVLPYVDDFVAGHSVAAYTQLMEVVGRA; encoded by the coding sequence GTGAGCGCTCGCACGGACCCGGTGCCCGACGTCACGCGCGCGCTCGCGGGGTTCGCCCGTGCCGTCCGGGCGGCGGGGGTGCCCGTCACGCTCGACCGCACGACCGCCTTCCTCACCTGCGCCGCCGAGCTGGGCGCCGACCAGCGGGCGCACGTCTACTGGGCCGGCCGCGCCACGCTGTGCAGCGACCCCGACCACCAGCGGCTCTACGACCTCGCCTTCGCCGACTGGTTCGGCGGCGAGCCGGGGCGGTTGACGCTGTCCGCGCCACCCCCCGTGCAGGTGGGGGCCATGGCCCGGCTCGACACGGGGCAGCCCGGCGAAGCTGGCCCACCCGACGACGACCCGCTGCGCGCCGCCGCCAGCGCCACCGAGGTGCTGCGCCACCGTGACGTCGCCGATCTCGACCCGGTGGCCCGCGACGAGGTCAACCGGCTGCTCGCCGCGCTGCCGGTGCAGGTGCCGAGCCGGCGTTCCTCGCGCCAGCGCCCAGCCGGCCGAGGGCGCCTGGACGTGCGCCGCACGCTGCGCGAGGAGCTGCGGCGGGCGGGGGAGCCCGGGCCGCTGCGCTACCGCCGGGCCGGGCGGCGTCCGCGTCGGGTGGTGTGGCTGGTCGACGTGTCGGGCTCGATGGCGCCGTACGCCGAGGTGCTGCTGCGCCTCGCGCACGCGCACCTGCGCTCGGGGGTCGGCCACGGGCCGGCGCGCGTCGAGGTCTTCACGCTCGGCACGCGCCTCACGCGCGTGACGACGGCGCTGCAGCACCGCGACGTCGAGACCGGGTTGCGCGCGGCCGGCCAGCAGGTGCCCGACTGGTCGGGCGGGACGCGCCTGGGGGAGACCCTGCAGGCGTTCGTCGACCGCTGGGGGCAGCGGGGCGTGGCGCGTGGTGCCGTGGTGGTGATCTGCTCGGACGGCTGGGAGCGTGGCGACCCCGCGCTGCTGGGCGAGCAGGTGCAGCGGCTGTCGCGGCTGGCGCACCGGATCGTGTGGGTCAACCCGCACCGGGGCAAGGCCGGTTACGAACCGGTGCAGGGCGGGATCGCAGCGGTGCTGCCGTACGTTGACGACTTCGTCGCCGGTCACTCGGTGGCGGCGTACACCCAGCTCATGGAGGTGGTGGGCCGTGCGTGA
- a CDS encoding MoxR family ATPase, translated as MTAQPVPDSAESLADALRATGYLPDPGLATIAWLALRLHRPLLLEGEPGTGKTALAEALAQVAGAPLIRLQCYEGIDASQALYDWDVTRQVLHLRALEATRGEQPVDVESAERSLFDERFLLARPVLQALRTSPSVLLVDEVDRADDEFEAFLLEVLSTYAVTVPELGTVSAATPPVVVLTSNRTREVHDALKRRCLYHWVEHPSLAREVEIVRARIPEVPQRLAEQVAAASQRLRTFGLLKPPGVAESLDWARCLLELGATELDAETAASTLGAVLKYREDAQRVRDGLDRLLAG; from the coding sequence ATGACCGCGCAGCCGGTGCCGGACAGCGCCGAGTCCCTGGCCGACGCCCTGCGCGCCACGGGCTACCTGCCCGACCCGGGGCTGGCCACGATCGCGTGGCTCGCGCTGCGCCTGCACCGCCCGCTGCTGCTGGAGGGCGAGCCGGGCACGGGCAAGACGGCGCTCGCGGAGGCCCTCGCCCAGGTGGCGGGCGCGCCGCTGATCCGGCTGCAGTGCTACGAGGGCATCGACGCCAGCCAGGCCCTCTACGACTGGGACGTCACCCGCCAGGTGCTGCACCTGCGGGCGCTGGAGGCCACGCGCGGCGAGCAGCCCGTGGACGTCGAGAGCGCCGAGCGCTCGCTGTTCGACGAGCGGTTCCTGCTGGCCCGGCCCGTGCTGCAGGCGTTGCGCACGAGCCCGAGCGTGCTGCTCGTCGACGAGGTCGACCGCGCGGACGACGAGTTCGAGGCCTTCCTGCTCGAGGTGCTGTCGACGTACGCCGTCACGGTGCCCGAGCTCGGCACGGTGAGCGCCGCGACGCCGCCGGTGGTCGTGCTCACGAGCAACCGCACGCGCGAGGTGCACGACGCGCTGAAGCGACGCTGCCTCTACCACTGGGTCGAGCACCCGTCGCTGGCCCGCGAGGTCGAGATCGTGCGGGCGCGCATCCCCGAGGTGCCGCAGCGGCTGGCCGAGCAGGTGGCCGCAGCCAGCCAGCGGCTGCGCACGTTCGGGCTGCTGAAGCCGCCCGGCGTGGCCGAGTCGCTCGACTGGGCGCGCTGCCTGCTCGAGCTCGGCGCGACCGAGCTCGACGCCGAGACCGCCGCCAGCACGCTCGGTGCGGTGCTGAAGTACCGCGAGGACGCCCAGCGCGTGCGCGACGGGCTCGACCGGCTGCTCGCGGGCTGA
- a CDS encoding AIM24 family protein: MRSHLFDEALQEKQSTEAWTMQSSKMLKVTLGTDVLSAKGAMVAYQGNVQFHHEGAGSVNKMLKKMLTSEDTPLMRVSGQGEVFFARLAQDIFTVQLEGDAISIDGANLLAFDASLSWDIHRVQGAGVFSGGLFNVVLSGHGQVALTSDGPPMLLDCSQQPTFVDIQAAVAWSANLVPQVRSSMNVKSLLRGGSGEAFQYAFHGPGFVVVQPSESEVGGTQPQQGGQGPGGIVGNLFG; this comes from the coding sequence ATGCGCAGCCACCTGTTTGACGAGGCCCTGCAGGAGAAGCAGTCCACCGAGGCGTGGACCATGCAGAGCTCCAAGATGCTCAAGGTCACGCTCGGCACAGACGTGCTGTCCGCCAAGGGGGCGATGGTCGCCTACCAGGGCAACGTGCAGTTCCACCACGAAGGCGCCGGCAGCGTCAACAAGATGCTGAAGAAGATGCTGACGTCGGAGGACACGCCGCTCATGCGCGTCTCGGGCCAGGGCGAGGTCTTCTTCGCCCGCCTGGCGCAGGACATCTTCACCGTGCAGCTCGAGGGCGACGCGATCAGCATCGACGGCGCCAACCTGCTCGCGTTCGACGCCTCGCTCAGCTGGGACATCCACCGGGTGCAGGGCGCCGGCGTCTTCAGCGGCGGCCTGTTCAACGTCGTCCTCAGCGGGCACGGCCAGGTGGCGCTCACCAGCGACGGGCCGCCGATGCTGCTCGACTGCTCGCAGCAGCCGACGTTCGTCGACATCCAGGCGGCCGTGGCGTGGTCGGCGAACCTCGTACCGCAGGTGCGCAGCAGCATGAACGTGAAGTCCCTGCTGCGCGGCGGCAGCGGCGAGGCCTTCCAGTACGCCTTCCACGGCCCGGGCTTCGTCGTCGTGCAGCCGAGCGAGAGCGAGGTCGGCGGCACCCAGCCGCAGCAGGGCGGCCAAGGTCCCGGCGGCATCGTCGGCAACCTCTTCGGCTGA
- a CDS encoding WXG100 family type VII secretion target, with translation MSTQFQVDTDRIQAAAGDVHRISADIEREVGAMMTRLVGLQDAWRGQAAGRFQEVATEWRGAQAHVREALDQISRLLGQAGQQYAAAEQATAALFR, from the coding sequence ATGAGCACGCAGTTCCAGGTCGACACCGACCGCATCCAGGCGGCGGCCGGTGACGTGCACCGGATCAGCGCCGACATCGAGCGAGAGGTCGGCGCGATGATGACCCGGCTCGTGGGCCTGCAGGACGCCTGGCGGGGCCAGGCGGCCGGGCGCTTCCAGGAGGTCGCGACCGAGTGGCGCGGGGCCCAGGCCCACGTGCGCGAGGCGCTCGATCAGATCAGCCGCCTGCTCGGTCAGGCCGGCCAGCAGTACGCCGCCGCTGAGCAGGCGACGGCGGCGCTGTTCCGCTGA